A section of the Paralichthys olivaceus isolate ysfri-2021 chromosome 16, ASM2471397v2, whole genome shotgun sequence genome encodes:
- the LOC109636949 gene encoding spindlin-W-like isoform X2: MSKKRGRKRSSGELSESSTSTLSADPDNLLGRRIQHNWREKGNMTKWKGTVLERLTVNSSLYMVKYDGFDCVYGIELFKDNRVSNLQMLSEKVVNNKIKVPPGAEELVGRAVEHLFEKEDGEKNEWRGMVLSRAPIMTHWYYITYEKDPVLYMYQLWDDYKDGDLRVLPESENKHLLPADRKPGEEPESLVGKQVEYVTDNGLKRTGLVIYQVPAKPTVYYIKYDDDVHIHVYDLVKTT, encoded by the exons ATGTCAAAGAAACGGGGCAG GAAGCGCAGCAGTGGCGAGCTCAGTGAGAGCTCGACGTCGACCCTGAGCGCAGACCCTGACAACCTGCTCGGCCGCAGAATCCAGCACAACTGGAGGGAGAAGGGTAACATGACCAAGTGGAAAGGCACCGTGCTGGAGCGTCTCACTGTCAACAGCTCTCTCTACATGGTCAAATATGACGGCTTTGACTGTGTCTATGGCATCGAGCTGTTCAAAGACAACCGGGTGTCCAATCTGCAGATGTTGTCAGAGAAAGTCG TGAATAATAAGATCAAGGTCCCTCCGGGGGCGGAGGAGCTGGTGGGCCGAGCTGTGGAGCATCTGTTCGAGAAGGAGGACGGCGAGAAAAACGAGTGGCGAGGCATGGTACTGTCCAGAGCCCCCATCATGACCCACTGGTATTACATCACTTACGAGAAGGACCCGGTGCTGTACATGTACCAGCTATGGGACGACTACAAGGACGGAGATCTACGTGTCCTGCCGGAATCAG AGAACAAACACCTGCTGCCAGCAGACAGGAAGCCTGGTGAGGAGCCAGAGAGCCTTGTGGGTAAACAGGTGGAGTATGTCACAGATAACGGTCTAAAGAGGACAGGATTGGTCATCTACCAGGTCCCAGCGAAGCCCACAGTATATTACATTAAATATGACGATGACGTTCACATCCATGTCTACGATCTAGTCAAGACCACCTAG
- the LOC109636949 gene encoding spindlin-1-like isoform X1 — protein sequence MSKKRGRILTIRGDSIHMAPQMFGKRKRSSGELSESSTSTLSADPDNLLGRRIQHNWREKGNMTKWKGTVLERLTVNSSLYMVKYDGFDCVYGIELFKDNRVSNLQMLSEKVVNNKIKVPPGAEELVGRAVEHLFEKEDGEKNEWRGMVLSRAPIMTHWYYITYEKDPVLYMYQLWDDYKDGDLRVLPESENKHLLPADRKPGEEPESLVGKQVEYVTDNGLKRTGLVIYQVPAKPTVYYIKYDDDVHIHVYDLVKTT from the exons ATGTCAAAGAAACGGGGCAG AATTCTCACTATCAGGGGCGACAGTATCCATATGGCACCCCAGATGTTTGGTAAAAG GAAGCGCAGCAGTGGCGAGCTCAGTGAGAGCTCGACGTCGACCCTGAGCGCAGACCCTGACAACCTGCTCGGCCGCAGAATCCAGCACAACTGGAGGGAGAAGGGTAACATGACCAAGTGGAAAGGCACCGTGCTGGAGCGTCTCACTGTCAACAGCTCTCTCTACATGGTCAAATATGACGGCTTTGACTGTGTCTATGGCATCGAGCTGTTCAAAGACAACCGGGTGTCCAATCTGCAGATGTTGTCAGAGAAAGTCG TGAATAATAAGATCAAGGTCCCTCCGGGGGCGGAGGAGCTGGTGGGCCGAGCTGTGGAGCATCTGTTCGAGAAGGAGGACGGCGAGAAAAACGAGTGGCGAGGCATGGTACTGTCCAGAGCCCCCATCATGACCCACTGGTATTACATCACTTACGAGAAGGACCCGGTGCTGTACATGTACCAGCTATGGGACGACTACAAGGACGGAGATCTACGTGTCCTGCCGGAATCAG AGAACAAACACCTGCTGCCAGCAGACAGGAAGCCTGGTGAGGAGCCAGAGAGCCTTGTGGGTAAACAGGTGGAGTATGTCACAGATAACGGTCTAAAGAGGACAGGATTGGTCATCTACCAGGTCCCAGCGAAGCCCACAGTATATTACATTAAATATGACGATGACGTTCACATCCATGTCTACGATCTAGTCAAGACCACCTAG